TCACGTAACATTTTGTATAAAATATtgtaattttcttttttcaagTATAGGAACATTAAATAGTCCATAGAATAATACTTGAtatgtattttttaattttttttttttgagaaaagtattttttaaaattatgaaCAATAGTAAGGATAGTATGTGTAATTTTATAGGCAGACGCCAAAAAGTCAAGCTCAGTTACAcccttatacgaagtataatactcggttttttttttttttttaatttttgaaagcTATTGACATAACATAATGCTCCCAAACGACGCCGTCCATTATGTCAGGTTCCATGACTTCCATCCAAGAAAAGGATAAATTAGGAGAGCACCTAACACCAAAACACGTCGTTTCAAGCATTTCCTCACTGGAACTTCCCATTGTACCCTTTATATCCATTTCATCATCCCCTCATTCAGAGAGGGGCTGAAGAGTCATTTCATAACAATTTAGTAAAGGGGTTTCCCAAAGATTGTCACCAGCTGGATATAGCAAAAAACCATGTCcacctttttctctctcctctgaaattctctattttctctctcatccgaTATAGCTCAAATTCAAAAGCTTTTCTTCTATTATCACCGCGATTCCAATCTGTAAGTATATTAATTCTTCATCTAGATTTTCTCCGATTTTTCTGGGATTTTCTGATTCTTTTTATGATTCTGATTAGTATGATCTAATTTCAATTATGTTCAACTATTTTTCACACAAATACCCTACAAAATAACGTCAATTCACTTCAATTTCTGCATTTCAGCATCGATTTCTTGTATTTGATTTCTATTTATCTCTAATTATGCTGATTATCTTGCTATTTCTCTATTCGTTTAAATAATATGCTGTATTTATCTGTTTAGGTATTGTTGGAGCTCTAGATCAATTCTGTAATTGTTTTTATCTGGGGGTTTAATTACAGGCTAGAAAGGAAATCGAGGAGGCGATTAATTGGATTggaaaagagtttttttttttttttttttgtaaattagAGGAAATGGGGTGTCAAGGGTTTTGGGGTTGTCTGCTGAAGTTGCTGAATTTTTTGATGACCCTGGTTGGATTGGCAATGGTGGGATATGGGATTTACTTGTTTGTGATGTACAAGCAAGCGTCACCCGATTCCGGTCTTCCACCAGTTAGTCCTGAAGAGCCAATGATTCAGCTCGGCCGCCCTTTGATCATGTCCGTAGCACTTTCCAACAGCGTTTTTGACAATCTTCCAAAAGCTTGGTATGTGGATCCTCACTGCTTGGCTAATTTTGAATGTGGTTGTGTGTTCCATTGTTCCTACATTGGTGTTCTTGAGTTCTTGCAAGTATTGTGGATTAGGTTATGCTTGTGTCTGCTACCTTTTTGCCTGTAATTTCGATTGTAGTTCAAAAGTACAGAAACGCGATAATGAGACCAATTACCTTGTTATTCAGTAGAGAGGATTGGGATTCAGAAAATGTGAATATGGCATTGATTATTAACTTTAGGCTAGGAGTTCTATGAGAGAGCATTTGGTTGGTTTTGAGAAGACTTGGAGAACTTCCTAGTTTGAACAAGACTAGTTGTTTCCTTCCTGCCCCCCAATAAGGGTTACTCGTATGAAGCTGTCTTAGCTGTCTTTGGGTGGCCTGAGGTGATAGTCTCCGCAATGAGACCACAGTCAGGATTTCTTTGTGGTTCTTCTCTTTTTATGATTGTACCTCAAAGCTGCCTTCAGTTTTGGGTTTTCTTTTCGGTTTTCCTACCAGAGTTTACCTTATAAACTACTTCATATAAAAAAATCTATCAATATTGTTAAGTACGAGTGTGTGATTATGGAAAATGGATTGCCTAAGCTCGAGTAAGAGCTGATAACACTCGCCTGAGCCCCGAGGCCTatctattctatttttttttaatatctcCGATTTCCTGAATTCATTAAATAACAGGGTCTCTTGAAGTGTTCGGGTAGGACTCGTACGAgataataatataaatgaatTAAAGTTTGTTTTCAAGTGAATAGAGTAAAAGCGACTAGATCCCAGAAAAAATGGATGAAAACGAAAATTGAGTAAATCATATGAAAACGGCGGTAGTAATTTGTCTTCTATTTGGAATCATATTGTTCTTAGTGTGAAGTAACTGTCGTGCACCATTTTTAATTTCCTCACTTCAGTTGGTATTTTTTGAACTTAAATATGGTGCCATTGTTTACTTGTGATGGTTACCCCTGCATTATAGCCCAAATTATTGTAACATCATTGTTGGGACTTAGGGAGTATTATTTGGACTTTGTCCAACTAAGAAACCGGAATCATCAGTGCAAGTCTTGATGTGTACAATGCTTTCTTCCTTTATCCTATTTATTGCTCATTTTATTTGAGTCTTATCTTGCAGGTTCATATACTTGTTTATTGGTGTCGGAGCTCTTCTTTTTGTCATATCATGTTGCGGTTGCATAGGTGCTTCTACGAAGAACGGATGCTGTCTCTCTACTGTATCCTTGAACTTTCAGTATTTAAAACACATAAGAGTTGCTTTTCTAATTTATCATTCTTGATTTCTGTTGGTGTTGATTTCATTGGCGAGTCTCAGCTATTTTCATTTTGATTGGCATTGAGGACTTATTTGGTGAGAAGGTGTAACTTTAAATCCATTTATCTTATTTCCTCAAACCGTTATTCCGTAAACACCAGATTTTTTTCTCCCCTTCTTTTTTCTATGAGTCATTTCAATCCTTGGTACCCTTCAGTTTGAGGATTTTCTTTACAGCCTTTGACATTTTCCATATTTATTGGCTATGCTTATCCAACGCTGAGTTACATTTAATAATTAGTTCAGTTTAAGTAGCCTAAAAAAGAGAACTATAAATATCAGTATAAAGAGGAAAATTGCTCTTTCAGTTGACGGATGGCTAATTATGAAAAACTTATATTTGTCTTTTAACTAATCTTGATAGTTAAGTTGGACTGACAGCTAACCAAACGTGATGTCTTCTAAGGATGGCGCGCGTGCGCGTGGAGTTGGGGAGTGGGGGAACAGAGATGGAAAATGTCATTCTCAAAATTCAGGTTACTGGGATGAAAATATACTAAATATGAGGGTCTTGTGGGGGTATAATTGGAGAGACAACTCTAAGCATGCCCTCTATGGGATTGTGTGAACTCAAATGGTTACGCAGAAAAGCATGCTTGTTTTACATGTGAATGTGTATGGTCCTCTCATCTAATTCGCGTGACAAATCATGGTATTCCTTAACTTTACACAGTATGCTGTGTTCATAATTTTGTTGATTATGTTGGAGCTTGGATGTGCAGCCTTCATATTTTTCGACAAAGACTGGGATGATGTAAGTGTTCTTTAAATTGATTCCATTTATGATGAATCCTATTTCCACTGTCTAAACTCTAAACTAATCCATGTCCCTTTCCAGAAAATCCCCACTGACAAAACTGGGAACTTTGACATCATCAATGACTTCCTTGACGATCACTGGTCCATTGCCAAATGGGTACTTCTTGGAGTAGTTATTTTGGAGGTAAATGTTTCTTCAGTATATCAAAAGCTTTATTTTCAACTGGAACTCTTACAGCTTAATTTTATACCAAAAAAGAAGTGGCGTGTGGGTGGGGGAAAGGAATTAAGGAACTAAATAATGAGGGAATATTGTAACACAGAatgattttctagtccaatttTTTGCTAGCCCAAATGTTCTATGCAATCAGTGAAGATATGCAATTTCGCTAATAGTACTTATTTGTCATTCAAAAGTGATTGTGTAGCACACCTTGAAAAGGTAGCTTGTTACACTAAATGTACATGATGTAAGTCAGCAACCCAAGCCTAAATATATCCCTTTCATAAGTTCTTTACGTCGTGTCATTACCATGCTTAGAGCAAATTTGACCTGTTATGCAATCAAGATGTTTGGGCTTAAAAGATGAACAAGGAGTCCTGAAAATAGTCAAAACACTTGACACGATCAATTAAACTACATGACGGGTTACCTTAATATGAATGTAAACATAATGCTAAATTTCTTTTTGGGATTGGATACCTGAAATAGTTTCGAAATTGTTAAACCAAATCCAAATTGGGACATTTGGATCGGGTGTCTGACGCTACTCTGACCTGAAATCAGTTGTGATTTAGGTTTTTTGTTCACCAGAGTGGGCACATGGGGTTGGAAGTTTGGAACTAGTGAACATCAACTTGAACCAGTAATTTGATAACTGGTTACAGAAAACTAGTTTGTTGTGTGAAACGCCTGGATCAATGGGCTTTACGTTCCACGGTTCCACCTCCCTTAAGTGCTCTACTGACTACTGAGTGTTCTAAGCTGTTcactattatttatttattttaactgATTTTAATTTCATGCGTTGATGTTTCTTGTTTTACTAATTTTGCAGGCAGCATTGTTCTT
This Spinacia oleracea cultivar Varoflay chromosome 6, BTI_SOV_V1, whole genome shotgun sequence DNA region includes the following protein-coding sequences:
- the LOC110792467 gene encoding tobamovirus multiplication protein 2A translates to MGCQGFWGCLLKLLNFLMTLVGLAMVGYGIYLFVMYKQASPDSGLPPVSPEEPMIQLGRPLIMSVALSNSVFDNLPKAWFIYLFIGVGALLFVISCCGCIGASTKNGCCLSTYAVFIILLIMLELGCAAFIFFDKDWDDKIPTDKTGNFDIINDFLDDHWSIAKWVLLGVVILEAALFLLTVIVRSMNRPADYDSDEEFINPRQSAKQPLINRPPPATGVPVTGSADQRPGRNDAWSARMREKYGLDTSEFTYNPTESGRYQQPAAQPQAEGGRCTIM